The Prinia subflava isolate CZ2003 ecotype Zambia chromosome 6, Cam_Psub_1.2, whole genome shotgun sequence genome contains the following window.
ACCAGGGGGGGACACAGGAGGTTTTCCTCACTGGGGACTCCTGGAAGCCTCCAGCACAGGATTAAGGCTGCTTTCCACAGGCAGCTTTAGTGAGCTTGTGGTTTGGTGCTTtattttctcactgaaggtTGGCAAAGTGTCCTCCTTTATTTCTGGCTCTGACAGGGGTTGCTTGTTCTCTGCAGGACTCTCTAGCTGAAGTTGAGGAGAAATACAAGAAGGCTATGGTGTCAAATGCTCAGCTGGACAATGAGAAAACCAACTTCATGTACCAAGTGGACACCCTGAAGGATGCGCTcttggagctggaggagcagctggcagaaTCCAGGAGGCAGTATGAAGAGAAAAGTAAAGTATGTAAATAGCTCTGGCATGGGAAATAACAGGGAGAGATTTGGAGAGGGGTAGAGATCTTTGGGAGGAGGCAGCTAAATTATTACTCAAGATTTCAACCAAGTAGCTGGTTTAATGAATATGAAGTGGAATACCAATTTGTTGTGTACTTGTGATCATAGAAATGAGAATTTTCCCTAAGCCATTTCTGAAGAAGGGGAGAAATGTTGTAGCTGGTAAAGGCTACATTGATACTATCACATCACATCTCCTTTTCTATTCCATCTCTAAAGTAAATTCATGTGGTTTGTCCATAGGGACTTCTGGAGCACTTTTACACACAAAGATGTCTCCAGGCAGCCTGTGGGAGAATTGTGCTGTTCAGACAATTCAAGCAGCTCCACGGTTAAATGTTGAATTAAGTTTTACATTCATTTAGGAGCTGACAGTGATTTGGtgttaaataataaaactgGGGCTTATGTTTTCAAAACTGCCTTCTTGTAGCTTGGGGCATTTGACTACACCCCACTTCAAAACACAGTTCCTGAAAGATACAgtgtggtttttcctttttacataAAGTCCAGCTGAGTTTCAGTTCATGGCCATGTGGGAAGAGTGGGTTAAATTCCCATCGATTCATCTGTGCAGTCTGAAGGACTGGAGTGTAAAAGCTCTTCAACCTGCTGCTCAGCTTATGAGATGGGCTAAATGATGTCTGTCATGTCAGTGTTTAGTGCAATAATAGCATCTTGGAAAAAGGACAAACTCGATAAAAATTGCACTCTTGTGGGATTGTGATTAGAGGGATATTCAAGAATTACATTGCAGTaagcattttctttgtgtttgggcttattttcctctttttgatGGGGTGCTATTTTTGATTAATAATAATCTTGTGAATATTCCATTATTCACAGGAATTTGAGAGGGAGAAGCACGCTCATAGCATATTGCAGTTTCAGTTCATGGAAATCAAAGAGGCTTtgaagcagagagaagaaatgctTGCAgtaagtaacttttttttttttaatggcttctTTGATTGTACATTCCCAAGTAGCAGTAGAGTGGAGAATATGAGGCATGGAGAATTTTATTCCAAATTCAAGTTACTCACCAGAAGAAATGTTACTGTTTCAGGCCAGACAGGTTCAGAGCTGACTAATGCAAATATTACTTTCCTAAGCATTATCTTATTCTTCCTAAGTATTGCATTTTGGACTGCTGTTTGTGGAGATGCAGAGGAAAATAACAGAACTGTGTAACTTGTTCTAAGTCGTGTTGTGGGTAATAAGATTGTCCTCAGGAGCACAGGTTCAGCTGGGATGTCAGAAACTGTGCATTGTAGATACTCATTTACTTTAGCACCTGGCTTTTTTCATTCTCTGGCCTCACTGCAATCTTGGCCTTCCTTGTTAACCTGTTACCTGCTTTCTGTCTTCTTGTTTTGCTCCTGCCCCTCAGGAAATCCAACAGCTGcaacagaaacagcagagcTATGTCAGGGAAATTTCCGATCTTCAGGAGACAATAGAgtggaaagacaaaaaaataggGGTAGGACTTGTCAGCTCCTGCAATGTGTTCAGAGTGACACTGTCATTCCCCACCTGATCCTGCTTTTGTAAAACCCCATGGATAAAACCCTCCCTCGTGCCTTTGCTTGGTGTGGCTGTCCTATGATGTTGCCAGTGAAGTAGCAAATAGCAAGTGTTGTGTTTGGCCAGTACCTTAAAATCCAAGGAAAACCTAGCAGCTGGTGTGCTTTCAAACCAAGGGTAATTGATTTGCTGTGCTGCACCATTTGCATTTGCCATATGGGGAGAGGAAATGCTATTTATAATGCAATTCCATCAGCACTGAGTTTTCGCTTATTCACATTTAATCTGCGGACTGAGCAGAAACTGGAGTGGGGTAAAGAGGTAGTGCAGCTATTTATAGGCTGTTGGGATGAAAGTCTCCCTTGCTTCTCATCCCTTCCCACCACCTCTTATCACAGCCACATGGAAACCCactctggttttcttttccagttgaACACTGAAAGGcttcctgagcagagcaggagaaagaaaTCTGGCAGCTTGCCCATGTTTGTGATGTCCAACAATTTGTAGCAGCTTCAAACTGAACATTGTCTAATTTTTTTGAGTTGTTCTATTTGTACCTATATAGAAATACTGGGAGGGGAGAGTTCAGTAGCCAAATATGCATTTGCACATGGTGCATCCCAGACTAAGGATGACTTAATGGCAGctttcaaattaattaaaatgtaaaataaaaagtctCCTGAAATCCAACGGGCCTAATTCTGTGCCCTTCCATTACCACATGGGAATGGCATGATGTCTTCAGTGTGCTTGCTAAAGCAATGTGGGCATGGATTAGTTTGTCTAGCAGACAAGAATAAAAAGTGGACCCTCATTTGAGGGACTCCTAATGAAGAATTGGGCTCTGAATGTCTTTGGCAGGAAATCTTGGTTCTTGAAGAAGCTGTGCCTTTCTTGGATTTGAAGTTTCTCTCTCTGCATGCAAACTCAGTCCTGTAATCTGTAAACTTGACCTTTTTCATCTGTGCCTCTTCCATCCCCTGAGTATCTTAAATCTGCTCATTTTTGTCTACATTTGCTTTTCACGGCCTTTACTTGtctcccttcctttcttcaCATCTCCTCGCCCTCTGTCTGTGTTGGGAACTCAGGCACTAGAGAGGCAGAAAGATTTCTTTGATTCCATAAGGAGTGAGCGGGATGACCTTAGAGACGAAGTGGTTGTGCTGAAGGAGCAACTGAAGGTATGCAAgaggaataaaagaaatttatatTCATCTGCTGACCCTTCCCCCCTGTACGTTTGGGCAGAAAAATTAAGTCTAGCTCAGTAGCAATAGCTCAATTTTCATGTTGCCTATAAATTGCCATTTTTCAGGGGTTTTGAATATAAAGTCCTTTCCCCTACTATTGATTGTGAGTTCTTAGTGTAGACTGGAGTATAAAGAAGGTTTTTTGTAGGAGACACTTCTGTGAGGAACATCTTATGCAGCagatttatgttaaaaaaaaccaaaagagcTGGGATCACATGCTTTCTGTCAGAGTGGCTGAACTGAGAACTGCAATATCTGTTCTCCTTCCTGACTCCCAGCCATATTTAATGGAATGATTGAAGCAATTGTTTATTCAGAGTATCTTGGACAAGAGCACTTGACAATCCTTCCCTTTCCGAGCAGCAGGCTCTAAAGCATTGCTTTTGCTTCCCACAGAAACATGGAATAATCCCAGACTCTGATATAGCCACCAACGGGGACACCTCAGACATTCTGGATAACGAAGGACACTTGGATTCTTCCCGACCTGCTCCAGGCACCACTCAGGCATTAAagccaggaggggaggggatgcTAGGTAAGTGCTGTGTGTCctctcagcccctcctgcctgtcTGTCCTTCATTCAGCCACCTTGCTTGGGTGGGGCAGTTGTGAGTGGGACAGTTAACACCACGCAGCATGCTCCTTGTCCAATCTCTCCTGTGCTTTTCCCTGCTTCGTGTTGATTTTGGCTCCCAGTGTGTCGTGCAGGGCAGACTTCACTTCCCCTGCAAGGTGACAAAGGATGGGAATACAAATAGGACATTGCAGATAAGGAGCAGTCATTCACATCGCCGTTTAAACCCTGAATTGCAAAATTGTCCCAGGATAATCCTACTGCTGCTCAGTATTTTTCAGGACACACCTTAaataatcaggggaaaaaaaggcattttggtTTTCTATAAAGAGTTTGTATGTTGGTTCATTGATACCCCTGAGAACTCTGCTtgaacagcagtgctgggctctgccaaaGCACACCAAAGGataaattctttatttctctgctaTTGAACTCTTTAAATTAACACTTCTGTGTCTTCACTCGTTACACTGACACTTAAATTCAAAGGATATAATTGATGTGGACAGCGCTAGGAAGGAGAAATCTGGTTGGCAAAACCCCTTCATGCTTTTATGTGGTGAATGGCCATTAGAGAACTATTGTACTCATGTAAGGAGAGAAAGTGATATTTTTTGGTTTgtcggattttttttttgttctaaatgAACATACTAATAAATAGCTGCAGGCAGCCAATTGTTGAAAGTGCAGGTTCTCTTGCTTTGAGCGTTTGGCTGCTTTTTCATCActcagtttctgaaaacaatgTGAAACACCAAAAACCAAGGTAAgggtgtatttttaaatgtaacatGTTTTCTTACGTCTCCTaaccctgtttttttttttaagaatagaTACAGCATAGACCCAAAAACTAACAACAAACACTATTGTTTTAATGTCTGttgcttttaaatataaatcGAAGGGAAACTGTtacaacaaaaataactttaaaagaACCACAGAAGTCCTCACCCATTTGGGTGGCTGAAATAAGGGGCACAGATTACCTGAGCTTTGATCTGTGTTGAGAGGTCTGAACAGCCAAATCATTTGCTTGCCAATCAGATTTTACATTCAGTGTCCATCACGTGCACTGATGATGCCTGtctgagatttttaaaagcaaaatattactGAATAATCCTTCATGATTCCATTGTAACAGCATCAGACCCCTGCATGGATAGAGGGGCGTCAGGGTTAAAGTTGTAGAGAGAATTGCTGAGGAGAAGCAGTCCTTAGAGGCCCTTCTGCAGGTATTGCTGTTAAATTGCACTGCTTCAACCCGTTGTTCTCCTCTGCCAAAGCTGTCATTCCCACAGCCAAGAGCAGAGAGCTCCTCCTTTACAAAAACACCAGCCAGCACCAGAGACTTCTTGCTTTGAGAGGGTGGTGGTGAGTTTCACTGATCAACCCCCTGGATCCTTACTAATTCAATCGCTGCTTTGCCTCACAAAATTGGCAAAAGCTGATCTTTTATTAACCCGTTCTTCTCGTTCTGTCTGCCGGGTTTTAAGTGGGGAGGTAAGTGCTGTGGTGTGGCCCCCTCAACTTTCTCAATGGTCTTTTAGGCAAAGCCAATGAAGTGGAgatgaaaaatgagattttggaggatgtggggaaaagagaaatcttGCAGAATACTGAGCATGAGGAACACAAAGAGGagtctgaggaggaggaggaagcacaGCCATTGCATGCTGCTGAAAATGCAAAGGCAGAACACATGGTTGAAGAACGGGACGCCCCGCCAACAGTGATGATCCCAGAGAGTAGGTGTGCAGAGCAAGGCCAAAGCCTCACAGCACCTGTGTCAGGGAGCGCTTCCTCcaacagtgacagtgacacagatGGCTTGGGAGAGGTCACAGAGTCCAGGGGCACGGCAGTCCAGCAGCCTGAGAGTACAGAGGCTGAACGGACAAATGAGAACTTGGAGCTGGGCTCTCCACAAGGCCACCAGATTTTTGAGACTCCTCAGGAAATGTTTTGTGACTCAGGTACAGAGCAGGAAGTGGGAGAAGCTGCACCCAACCAGGAAGAACAAGAGGATCTGGTTTTAAGCAGCCATTCCCTGAGTGATAATGAAATGGCTGAAGGCTCTGACAGTACAAGTGAGAGCAGTGAGTTGGTTTCTAACCAGGCAGGGCTACCTGAGGGAGCAGTGGCAGGCTTGCTTAGGGAGGAGGGAAATGTGGAGAGTTCCACTCCAGGGGAAGCCCAGCACTCAGAAGAAAGTGCTGAAAACAAGGCTGCAAATGTCCTGGAGGAAAAGTTTGTTGACTGCACTGATGGAAAAAGTGACAAAACAGCAGATGACAGAGCTGAAGAAGAAGATGAGGCTGGGAACACAGTTCAGGGTCTGCCTAGGGAAACTGAGTCTGTGGGTTtgcaggggacagagccacATGAAAGGGATGTCCCAGCAGAGGCACTTGAAAAGGAAGGTGGAGAACATCAGGCACCCATCCAGCCCGCTTCTTCAGAGGACAGTCCTTCAGCACCCCCAGAGGAACCAAGTACACAGGGTAAAACTGAAGATGAAATGGCTACAGCTGAGAAAGATGGACAGAAGGAAGAATTGATGGAAGAGCTGGAGAAGCGTTCAGGTTCTACTGAAGCAGGCGAGCAAGGTGTGGCATCTGTGGAGACAGGAGGCTGCATTCCCAAGGGAATGGGAagtgagctgcagcaggcacagccaggaacaGAGGCGGAGACAGAGGTGACCACTCAGGAAACCCATTTAGACCCGAGCCTTTTAGGTGATGAAATTAAGAAGTCAGGATTGGAAACAGGGGATGAGGCTGAGGAAGGACAGGAGAGTAGGATGGAATGGGCAGAAGATTTGAATCCAAAGGTAGAGGTTCAAACAAGTCAGTGCAGTGAAGAAATGGCAGGTGGtccagaaggagagaaaaacattCCTTTAGAGGGGGAAGTGCAGAAGGTGGTTAAACAAGCAGAAGGTGAATGTAAAGAGGAGTCAGGTGTAGGTGTTACTGCAGCTACTGAAAACAAAGCCAGTaaagaaacactgaaagaaaatgagcaaGAGGTGGAGCTTGCAGACCACCCTGGTGGGGAATTTGCTTCTGAGGAAGGTGTAAGTAATGCCCTGGCACAGAAGTCTCTGCAGAATGACGACATTAGTGAACAAGTTACACTGGAGGAAGATGTAAATAATTCCCTGGCACAGGAACCTGTGCAGGATGAAAACATTGGTGTACAAGTTAAATTGGAGGAAGGTGTAAATAATTCTGTGGCACAGGAACCTGTGCAGGATGAAAACATTGGTGTACAAGTTAACTTGGAGGAAGGTGTAAATAATTCTGTGGCACAGGAACCTGTGCAGGATGAAAACATTAGTGTACAAGTTAAATTGGAGGAAGGTGTAAATAATTCCCTGGCACAGAAGCCCGTGCAGGACGACAACATTAGTGAAGAAGTGAAATTGGAGGAACAAGCAGAGGAGAGCCTGGAAGATGATGGTGATGCATTTGATTTCGATGAAGAGTCAAATCAAATACTAGAATCTGATGAAAAATGTGATGGAGATGAAGCTGATACACAAAGAGAAGAGGGTGATGGAGCAAATGGTGCTGCTGGAAAAACTGCCCACACGGacaaagctggagagggaacagACAAAATGGAAACCAAAGATGCTTTGACCAAAGGTGAAGTCCTGCAGCATAAAAAAGATGAACCTGAAGGAACAGGGTGCTTGCAAGGGGAAGCGTCAGGGAAAACTGATGTGGAGGAAGATGAAATCAAAGTATCAGATTCTAGTAAACTGGGAAAATTACAGGATGAAGAAGTTTTGGAACAGGTTTTGGAAAGTGCTTTCATTAAGAGGGCTGAAAGCAGGGAGGATTTGCAGGCTGGCAGAAGGAGTAAGGGTAGATCCAGAGATGACTGTACCATCTCCTGAGTTCAGAATCTCAAACCTACGTGAGTTCCATGCCCTGTGACCAGTCCCAGGACACAAACATGCACTTTGCACAAGACATCAGACCTTGGAATACCCTTAGAGCTTTGTCTTTGTAGGTAACTCAGCCTAAAGCATGGATATGGTAATGATGCAAGTATGGTAATGATGCTCTTGTGTTGTACCCAGCCACAAGAAATCGAGACTGTCTCGGGTTGAAAGCTTATCACCTTGTGAGGAAGCTTCACAACTTGACCATTCAAACTATTATGCAATTAAAGTACCTCTAGTGTGGATAGCTGCTCCTGGGGATTtctacaggatttttttttattattctagCCTAGTTGATCAATATCTTGAATGCACATTGGGCCTTTGTGAACTTATGCACATTATGCTTACTTGTACTTCAATCTACAGCAAGCACATTAACTCTTCATGAAGGAACTCAGCCAGATCACCAGTTTCACTGATGGTGAAACTTCTTTCAGAATGATTAAAGCCTATGAACCaatctcttatttttttaacatgaagaaaaaagatattttcattCCACTTTGTGTGTATTTCTTACATGGTCATATTCCAAAATACAGTTAGATCACTGTGAATCTGCTTAGTCTGAGCACTTTGGAAGAGCAATGCACAGTTTGGAGAAAGTGCAACATACAGGTCTTAGTTTGCTGAAAGgaataaatatatacatgtttACTTCATCCAGGCACTTTGCCACTACCACAGTAGGCCTTTTACACCATGTCTTGCatggtgtttttattttttccagagaaagtGTCAATACACAGTGTAATGTGTGCTTAGGTTTGCTATCAAGTACTGTCAGATATCAATAtataaaatatctatttttccaagaaaaatttttgtttaaaatttgcttattgcattatatattttttgCAAACTCTGATTCTGAAAGAATGTTTTTATCTCTGAAACAAATCTTATCTCTTCCCTTCTGAAAAGAAGATAACTTTGCATGTCTTAACTCTTGCTGGATATCAGACCAAAGAGGACTGTTGTTTTGTGTACTAGCCCCACTGTGGCTTTTGGAAAAGCTGGGTTGCTTTGAGTTGCTGGCATAAATTAGGCTCTTGGACTCCCTTGCTGTATTTCCTCTTGCATCTCTGCTAGTGCTTGGGAAGAGAGCATGTTTTGCAtatataaatattcatttaaagTGTTAAGCAGTGCATGTCCCAAGGGAATGCAGATCGAGGGGGGTTCGAGGGGGGGTTCGGGCTGTGGAAGGCTGAGTTTGTGTTGATGTTACAAAGTTGTCAGAGCGCAGACAGACTGCAAAATTGGAAGATGTATATCAAAATGTACTGCTgtatataatttaaataaacatattttatacTTTAAAATACCTGTCCAGAGCACTGTTTCTAAACCTGCACAAGGAGTTATTTAAACCTGTATCATTTCAACAccatttttctgcagctgttgtTCAATTTATTACCTTGTGCTACGTAGCTACAAGAGCCATCTCCCTAGGACTGGGCAGCCTCGGGGTTTGAGCACCTTGAATATGTGATGGCACCTTAACTGTAGAGCTCTAACAGGTCTGTAACCCTGTAACTCCTTTCATGTGGCTTCTCTCCAACTTACAGCAGATCCACCGTGGTTTCTGTAAGTATTGGCAGTTGTTCCTAAGGGTTTACTCTAGATGCTAATCCAAAAAGTCATAGATCTTATAAGCATTTCTTATTAGCATGTAGCAGTGTTTATTTAAAGATTTGGCTGTGCTATACTCTCAACAGTAATATGTGGTTTAATGTTGGAAGTGGGTTTTAATTGGTAAATAGACTTAAACAGATCATTAAGTGGTCTTACCGGGCTTCACCTGTACTGTGGATGGATCTATCAGAGTCAAATTAGGCAACGTGCCATTATATCCCGTGTTTCTTACGAGttcatttctgattttcacTAGTTTTTCCACTTCCAAAGAAAAGACAGCATCTTTAAGAGAATTCCTTTTTAAAGCCATATCACAGGAGCAGAAACACCTCCAATCTTACCTGTCCATGCACCAGCTTGGATCCCACTCCCAGTGTAACTGGGAACAAGACCATGGAGAGGCAGTGCAGCGTAGCTGTTGTGCCAGAAATCCACCCTGGAATGTTGAAAACGAGAATGTGACCCAAGGATGAATCTTTGTCTTCCAGAATAACCCCAAATGCTCGCTGGGTTTTCTGGTCATCACCTAGTGGCACATAAATGCTGTAGCCCAGGTCTGTGCATATCAGAGCTAGCCTGAAATCCTTTCAAAAGCAGTATCTCAAGAAACTTACTTGATAAAAAAGGGGAATAAATAGTGCAAAGGTCTTGGTCAATATCTTCTTTGCTATAGAGAAGAACAGTCCTCCTGTGCTCCTCAAAAGCAGTACTGCAAGCTGGTGTCTTCCAAATCCTGTGCTGTTCCTGGCAGCACCCCTCTTCTGAGAAAGACAGGAAAGCATTTTCTCATCATCCAAAATAGATGGACAGATCTGGAGAAGGAGCATTGCCCAACCTGCTTCTGACAGCTGGATTCTTGCAGGCTGTTCTGAATAGCTGCTTGGGGCTGGGATTTCATGGGATGTCTTTCCATCCTCCAAGACCAGTTTATCCCTTTCATTTACATCATGGTTCATTATTTCCTGGGCCACACATCGTGTAAATCACACAGGTAAAACCAGCAGCCTCCCATCCCATGCTCCCCTCTTAGTGGAAAGCCATGGAGGATGGATGTGTGGCTGGTTTGGGAATGTTTGGGCCACTGGGGGGGCAGCACCTGAGTAAGCAATGCCTGGAGTCACCTGCAGTGCCGAGGCAGTGAGATCAGATCAGTCACTGGACttgggagctgtggcagcaccGTGCTCaccctgctgtgtcctgctcccTCACAGGCCCCATCTCCTCCTCGGCCTCTGTAAACTCTGTGGCCATGAACTGGTGCAGTGAGTACCCTGGGAATCACCTTCCCAAAGTGAAGTGAGGTGAATGTCACACTCTGATTATTCACTGGAGCATCTTTCTATGTGGAGTAAGGTTAATGACTGTTACAGATGAGAATTTTAATTAGCTGCTTCCTGTCCTGATTCAATAGACTGTTCTTTGCTGCCTGTTCTCAAGGTCCTCAGATTCGGTGGAAAAATATCTCGTAAATGCAAAATCAAGGTGACCCTGCAGAGTAAGTTTTCTGTGTTAATGTGGGGGTTTAAGATAAGTGAAACCCAAGAGGCCCTCATCTCGACAGGCAGAATATGAATGGCAATTTAAGCAAActaattttttccctgctgcctgcatgtCCCAATGGGGTGCACAGATGTCTGTAATGAGGGCAGAGAGAACTGAGGGTGAGATCAAACTTGACAGTTCACCCCAAAATGCATCCTTTTTGCAGGAAAAGGGCTTTGGGGAACCCAGTGTCCTTCCTCACTGGAAGCTGGAAGAGGTCTCCTTTCTTCAGGCAGGCAGGTTTCACCCCACAGCAGTGGTTGTGTTAATGAAAGTCACAACTAAATTATTTCCAGGATCAAAGTGTGTTACTTGGCCCTTTTGGAGTCAATACATTTGGGCTAATTTTGTAGTGGCCTAAAGGTTTCCTGCTGCACCAGTCCTCATTCTCTTTCCAATCCTTGGAACTCCATTTCTTAATCTTTGCTGGCCTGTAAATCCCAACACAGTCTCTTGAGTCCAAGTATCTCCAAGCTGTTTGCTGCTCTTGCTTTCTTCATTggcctttgtttttcttccatatCTTTCATCTTTTGCAGAATTTTTGTCTtaagttttctttccttcccataTAGATCTGTgaaattgttttattgttttgaaGGGGTTTATACTCAGAAATTTTGGTTGTGGGTGATATTTACCAAAAAAGTGGGTTCgggtcttttttgttttttcatatcAGTGCTCAGGTGAAACAATGTTGGGTGTGTTACAAAtggatgaaaaacaaaaagaatagGACTTCAGGAGGTTCAAAATTAATCCATAGATCTGCTGAACTGGGATCTCACGCTCAGATCTGTATTTGGGTATTGCATCAGAAGCCAAGGTAAAGGTTTTATTCCATGCTCTGGAGTGGGACTATATGGGGGGGTGTATTCCCAGGAGGGGAATGACATACTGTATTAATGTCTGCTGTACTTCCATTGGGAAGCCAGTTTCCACCATGACTTGATTCAATACAGACTCTTGATTCCCTTTAAGTGCGTGTgctaacaagaaaaaaaggaagaaccACAAGACTTTGGCCTTTTCAGGAGTTGTCATCAAAGaagaaatggtatttttaaagctcttcAAAAAACTTTGagtctctctctctcagcaGAATTTACCTGGTAAAAGCCCACCAGGCTCTTATGTGTAATTTACCTTGCTTTCCTAAGTTTAAGAAAAGATCTTTTCCTTGAGTGACCTTTGGATTTTAACCATTTGATCAGCAGGCCAGACCTCAGCTGTGGAGttgagctctgagcagcctgggctctgcactgctggcaAGGGAGGCCAGCTGAACAAACCTGCAGTGAGACCCAGCTGAGGTCAACAGATCCTCTCCTAATGGGTGCATTTGAATGTGATGTTGCAGCATGCTCCTGCCTGAGGTGTACCTGAACAAACGGAGCTTGTTAATTAATGAGGTCATTTGGGTGGTAAGAAAATGTGCTTTCTCACATTGCAGCCCTtaatggggaaggaaaaaaaggaaatgattTGGTTGCTTACTTTGTAGTTCTTTTTCCCAGCTGTCTCATTCTGTAGAGTGCACTTTATTAATGAAGGCTGCACATACCCATACTTCCAAGTCTAAATGTAGGACAACAGTTGTGCAGATTGTCCATTTCCTCTTGATGTTTGACCTGGAGAATTGactctgcagagaaaacaaTGTTTTACCAGACTGCTGCGttcaaaacacaaataatttgACGGGCCAATGTTTTTCTGGTCATAATGTTGGAGCTAAAATGTCACTGCCATGTAAAAGAAGGGAAGAGTTAAAAAGTGCTGAGAATGTGCTTAGCTGTGATTATAGGTGTTTACAGTATTGTCATTGTGTTAAACTGTCAAGATGTTGTGAGATTTTGTGTTGCAGTTGTGCTTGACCCTAGAGTTCTTGCATGCTAACCTAACGTAGAAGATTAGCCTCTTTGCATGCAGCTGGCTGCTGGGACAAGCATGTTCTGTGAGAATGCCATaactgccctggctgcagccccctcccagccccgtCCGGGCCTCGTGTCCTGTGGTACGTGCCCTCACTCCCCCTTCAGTAGCCACTAACCTGAACGGGTCAGGCTCGTGCCTCAGATGCGCTCCCCGTGCGCCGCTCGATCAGCCAGCTCTGACCTCTGCCTTTTCTCTTCCAGACAGGCTGAAAAAGCTCATCGATGAACGGGAGTCCTTGCTAGACCAGGTAATCACAGGGCGAGTGAAGAGCAGTAAATGGTTAAGGAAATGGAAATAGCCCACACACGAGGTgtagagcagcagtgctgtggtcaGGTTGCTCTTGCTGAGGACTTGCTGCCTTTTCTGGCCACTCTGTTCTTTCTCCAGAACATTCCTCCTGTATGTTAACTCAGGATACACAGAAGATATGACCCAGTGTGCCTCTTATTTATGAATAGTAATCCTTCAGATCGGCCAAGCCCAAGGGAAAAACAGGCATGGCTTGGAAATTGTAGAAGCAAATTTTCTTTCCGAGAGTAAGCCCTCCCCTCTGCTGGGTCTGTGGGTAAATGGGCCATTTGGAAAGGTTTGTTGGAGGAACTGCAGATGGGTAAAGAGCAATTAAAG
Protein-coding sequences here:
- the LRRFIP1 gene encoding leucine-rich repeat flightless-interacting protein 1 isoform X30, which encodes MYSPEGVRRAVGIFRGCSPSSGTQRRRGGAFREDAGGFRGRCAPSPGAPSALPRARLPLPARSPLRPRAAPGASGRAPPPQTAGAMDAAADCLSPAAQQQAEARLAAKRAARAEAREIRMKELERQQKEASDEDERMSVGSRGSLRASVYEESVYSGSRRYSAPSSRAPSEYSCYLGSGSRASSRASSARASPVIEERPEKDFEKGARTVSSLSAATLASLGGTSSRRGSGDTSISADTEASIREIKDIYELKDQIQDVEGKYMQGLKELKDSLAEVEEKYKKAMVSNAQLDNEKTNFMYQVDTLKDALLELEEQLAESRRQYEEKSKEFEREKHAHSILQFQFMEIKEALKQREEMLAKHGIIPDSDIATNGDTSDILDNEGHLDSSRPAPGTTQALKPGGEGMLGKANEVEMKNEILEDVGKREILQNTEHEEHKEESEEEEEAQPLHAAENAKAEHMVEERDAPPTVMIPESRCAEQGQSLTAPVSGSASSNSDSDTDGLGEVTESRGTAVQQPESTEAERTNENLELGSPQGHQIFETPQEMFCDSGTEQEVGEAAPNQEEQEDLVLSSHSLSDNEMAEGSDSTSESSELVSNQAGLPEGAVAGLLREEGNVESSTPGEAQHSEESAENKAANVLEEKFVDCTDGKSDKTADDRAEEEDEAGNTVQGLPRETESVGLQGTEPHERDVPAEALEKEGGEHQAPIQPASSEDSPSAPPEEPSTQGKTEDEMATAEKDGQKEELMEELEKRSGSTEAGEQGVASVETGGCIPKGMGSELQQAQPGTEAETEVTTQETHLDPSLLGDEIKKSGLETGDEAEEGQESRMEWAEDLNPKVEVQTSQCSEEMAGGPEGEKNIPLEGEVQKVVKQAEGECKEESGVGVTAATENKASKETLKENEQEVELADHPGGEFASEEGVSNALAQKSLQNDDISEQVTLEEDVNNSLAQEPVQDENIGVQVKLEEGVNNSVAQEPVQDENIGVQVNLEEGVNNSVAQEPVQDENISVQVKLEEGVNNSLAQKPVQDDNISEEVKLEEQAEESLEDDGDAFDFDEESNQILESDEKCDGDEADTQREEGDGANGAAGKTAHTDKAGEGTDKMETKDALTKGEVLQHKKDEPEGTGCLQGEASGKTDVEEDEIKVSDSSKLGKLQDEEVLEQVLESAFIKRAESREDLQAGRRSKGRSRDDCTIS